The following is a genomic window from Plasmodium gaboni strain SY75 chromosome Unknown, whole genome shotgun sequence.
TCTATTGTTTGCTATTGGTACTTGAGGTCTAGAAGGTCTTCCTTGTTCTGCATCTTGAGGTACATTTCCAGGTGGGGATGTAGTTGAAGATTCTGATCTATCAGCACTAGATACAATAGAAGGTGATACAGCTGTTTCTGCAGATTTTTCGTTTTGATTGGAAAGAGGCGatgttaaaaaattaacaatTCCTGAAGTAAACGAGCTAAAAAATCCTCCATACTTCAATTTTTGGTCTTCTAATTGATATCGTTCATTTTTGTAATTATCATTTGTAGGTTGTGTATGTTTTGATTTATTCTCAGTATCAACAGATATACCATTATTGTATACATTATTATCTGCACTTGCTTGAACATCATCTGAATTATcaattat
Proteins encoded in this region:
- a CDS encoding merozoite surface protein: MNKFLNIIFYIFLILNFSLFQSNTISKKIKKEKQKNVRNGSSINDKNIENKNDNIKTQLETSESIEKQNDILNIYNNEGEKNSNNSLKTNVTKNIIIDNSDDVQASADNNVYNNGISVDTENKSKHTQPTNDNYKNERYQLEDQKLKYGGFFSSFTSGIVNFLTSPLSNQNEKSAETAVSPSIVSSADRSESSTTSPPGNVPQDAEQGRPSRPQVPIANNR